TATTCGGCACAAATAAATTTCCAACTATATACCATCTTTATTATTCATTCAGCGCCAAGGAATGGCAGAAAGCTTATTTCATacttgatacatatatatatatatatatatatatatatgacagaGAAACATTAGCCAAAGGAATTGCATATGATATGAGCTATTTGTATTCCTATGGTCAATGGCCACACAGAGACAACTCGCTAGACTAATACACCAGCATATCATATCAACATTATTGAAGAAACTCTCATCTGGATTGCTAGCTCTATATATCAGATGACGTAAATCGTCTCCTTCAGTCCTTAGTACATGATCAAAGTATCAATACTATAAGTGGCTTAAGTAGTacgtagtagtagtagtagtaataGTAGTATAGCAGTTGATAATCAATCATGGGTTTCTCCCATTGCCTGGTTTCCTTCGAGGATCGTGTTTGGGGTTCGCTCCTGcatcatcatagtcatgcattGTTGCATCTAGCATCATAACCAGCTTCCTTGAATTCACTTTGATGCCCTTCAAACACAGACCATTTTAACTATTTAGTTAATCCCATGAGCATAATCAAGCTTCTGATAAAAGCTTCTTAGAACTAGTGCTATATACCTTGTGAAGTAAATGATCAATGTGGTGATCATTGCCATCCTTGAAGCCTTCAACAATGTTGTTACCTACAAGAGTTACATGCAGTAGTACTTATCAGGCTAAAAGTTAAAACATATATATGCCAATAGAAGTGAGAGTTTAGCTTAATTACCTGAAGATAAGGAAATGAGAAGGACTGAGAGGAGAAGTACTCGAAGAATGAAGAAGGTGATTCTAAGCTGAGCCATAGCTTATTTTCTTCGTGATCTCCTATCAAATACTAATAGTTAAGGTCTTCGGCTGTAGAGGAGGAGGTAGGGGAAGAGAAGGTGGCCTTTTATGGTTGCTGAAAAGTACTTGGTGGTAGGAAGCAAGCAATTGCAAAGCATATGCGCTATGACTTATAATGAGCTAGAGAGAGCAGAGAAGAGAAGTTTTTATAGTCATTCATTGTGTGCACTCATCTTACCCAATAGCAACAGAaacatgatgatgatgatgaatgcTAGCTTTACCCTACTACCCTAAAGACCACAACACAAGTCAACTGCTGCAACAATTCCTTGCATGGCTTGAATTCTTAgccatttccttttattaagTTCATCTGCTTTTATCCCATCTTCAACAATATACATCATGTGTCGACATGGACGCATCACACCCCCTCATGGCTATTGTATGCTCCCATTGTTTTCAATAGTGACCTCTCAAGTGCCCATTCTTTCAATGCCATTGTTTttaaattgtgtattgagttgtcaACACAATAATGACCTAGCGTGTACTGTAGATCTAACACTCGTGTCGGTACAAAGATACTACTCAATTACAAGTACCGTAGTCCTTTGATTTGCTAAAGTAATTGTTCACATGCATAGATTTATAATCCTAAGGTTTTTGCGCAACAAAACTTATTGTGATTCTCAATAGACTTTTGACCATGTTACACTCGGAACGCAAGTTCGTAACACCTTCCTCAAGTTCGTAAAGATTTCGTTTCAACTTTCCGTAGTACCAAACACCATTGACGACCTAATTCTGCTTTAGGTCCTTTTATTTCGGCTTTCATCGCTTTCTAATGAGTCAATGGATGAAAACAAACACATACAGAAAGTGGGCTACAGAGAAATCAGACATTAGATGCATGAAAGCTATGATGATTTACAAGGgttgaattgaaaattttggcGACCCACTACTAGTTGGGAGGGAGCACTATCATAGTATTCACAATAAGGGGGACAAGTCAACATTTAGAAGTACACTACTATCTTATACTAATTCGATTAAGACAAAACATGTTTCCACTAATCCTTCCCCTAAACCCTAGTTTAGGACTTGGTAATTTTTGGTGATGGTGGGAGGCTAGGGCTAGTCCATTTTTGGAACATTGGCCTATGGTTTTTGGCATGTACGCCATGGATGAGAGAAGCAAGTGCTGTCCACAGCGTTATGCAGTGTCACTATAATGGGCTTTCTCAGTTTCTCAAAGTGGAACTGCCTATTCATTTTGGATGCTTACCGAAATTTAATAGCTATATCCAATGTCCTGAGCTTTTGTTTTCACAAGGTTAATGACGAGTCCAAGAAAGAAGCTCACGTCACTTGTGTGGCGGGGGATTTGCCAGAGAAACGAGACGTACAACATGAAAAAGCAGAGCTCAATATCCCACTCACTCGCACAATATTGAGCTAGTGGAAGTCGTATCACATTACCTCACAGCTGACAGCACCATCTCTGAACTGccttcaaacttcaaagttcGAAAATTTACCATTATCTTCCTCTTCAGAACTTAACACGTTTAGTTGAAAAGCTTCCATGTAATTCAGGGATCCAAAACCCTAAAGTCGATCAACTTCTTCCAGAAAACTGCATATTGAGATTACTACGGAGCCATTAATCTTATCAAAGGAGCTCTCAACGCAAATCAAAGATTTGCAAGAACATGATACAACATTCAAGTCGATCTAGCTTCCTAACATGTAGTTTGCTAGGTTTACATATTGCTTTTATTTGGCAGCAGGCCATACAATGAATACCAACAACAGAATTGTTACTAGGTAATGAAAAgagtataaaaagaaaaaataaaatcacaaaATTCACATAAACTTTAATTTTATAATATGTCTTGAAAGATAACAAATGAGGCAATTCAACAAATACAATGCCTCTCCCCATCAAGCTCCATTCGGTGCAATCACAATTTGTGATGTTGAACGATACCAAATTCCAAAAGGTGGAgataacaaaaaccaaaaagtcATTACACGTTCCCAAGCAAAAGAAGTAAACCTGTTTTTCAAAAAGCGGCATTACAATGATTTCATGAAATGCATGGTATATTGGACATATGAAACTGACTTACAACTAAAATGaatatgaaaaatgaaaaatgaataaTGCAATGCAGGATCTGCGTTTTCCAATAGTACGTCTCGACCCTCAACCCATAAGAAAAAGCAGTCAGATCTGCTGACGAGATATTCTGGAATACACACTAACTATGACAAATGAAGATATGAATAGATGCAGGCTAGATTCAGGAATCAAGTCCTGGTTTGGAGGATGTGAGGGACATGGCGTTCAACGGGTGGTGATAAGGTGTCAGCACCCGAGCAAACATTAGGGAATTTATGCATTCTGACCCAAATGTCTTTGGAGTAGATCACAACATGAGATGCACATATTAGTAAGACCTTTAGCGTTCAAAGACCAAACGACCCGAGTGACTGATAAAAGTTGCGCTCATGAATGTCACTGACCTTCCACTCTGGTGCCACAATCCTATGTGACCGAAGGAACCTTGTTAATTATTGCATGCCTTAAACCCCTTCAGTGACACTCACTGCCCACTCTTCCTCCATGAAAGTACCAGGACCCAAGCCCTTGGTGCTGATGCAATTGTTAGTCACAACTTTTGGAGATGATGCAAGTTAGTGACAACTTGAAGACTGACACAGCTTCCATTGTCTGACTGAAAATGGCAATACTTGACTCATGCAATCCTATGACCCAACTCAACACACCCAAATGCATGCAGGGACTTCAAAACAAATAGGTGGCCGCCTCAGACAGAAATGGCACGACTAATTGCCAACTTGGCCCATTCTGCAGATTCTTTTATCAGAAGATCTTCTGAAGACAAGCATTCATTCAAAAACTCTCTGCTTGACATAGATTGCTGTATCAAAGACCCTGCATGACTTCCCAGTGTATCTGCTAGATCTCCCAGAACTCCAATGGCTGTTTTCATCACCACATCATCCCTACAAACAAGTGGAGTTCCTAATATTAGGAAAAAACAATAattgtatatatacacatatataaacTATAAAGTACTAAACACCAGATGGACTCACATGTCTTTCCCCATGTATATGCTATCCAAGAACTGCAGGATATGAGGAGCATAAGCTATCAAGAGCTGTGTTTTTGGTGAGTTCTTGAAACCTTGAAAAATCCCAGAATATGCCTCCAAGATTCCATTTCTTAGAGAATTGGTATACTCTGTCAGTTCATCATCAGCACCTGCTGTGCGGGCAGACATCTCAGCAGCACTCTGAAGCATTGGCATGGCATATATCAAGTACTTCTCAAAGTTCTCTCCTATCGCCAGAGCTATATCACCAAAACAGGAGAATATAGGAGGCTTTACGGAGCGGTGCAACTGGTTGCTCGATAAATCCCTGAGCAGTTGGGTCATTATTCCATCACAATAAGGCAGAATCTTATCTTCCAATGCCCTAGAAATATCCCCTACCACACCAACCGTGACAGCACAGATTTGGTACTCCTCAAAATTTTGAAGACCCATTTCCAGATACTTGTAAAACTCTGGCATGTATTTTGCAAATTCAGGGCCAGTTGCGTATGCAAGGGCTCCAATGGCAAGCATGGCTTCCTCATGGACAGTAGCACTTCTACAAGCAAATACTCTCAAGAAAAGTCCCATTATCTGATCTGCATACTGCAGAAAAACATATTTAGTTGACTCTGACGAACCTAGCTTCTGAATAATGACTTGTAAGCACCCACAGAGAAGTCCCTGTAATTcactctgcctctctctctcatcagaTGCTAGTCCCTGTATCTCAAGAGTCTTGTGCAGTTCAATCATTATAACAGGTACAAGTTGCAATACCATGGAGGCAGTTTCTTCAGTCGAACATCTAACTACTTCATTCAATGCTTCATATGCAGCAGTCCTCAATCGTGATTCCCCAGCATCTTCTCTGTGAGTAACAGTGATTAGAGACTGAACAATTTCCTGGAAAAAAGGAGCCAGGGGAGATGATGATCCCACATCCTCATAACCCTGGGCAAGAAAATAGAGAGCACCGCAGGCCTTCTCAGCAACATTTGGCACATCCTTCATGCTTTGAAGAAGAACTGTGATGGTCTGTTGGCAGTTTGCTGGGGTAATAATCGGTGCATCCACAGTTGAACCATGAAGGAATTCAAAAATCCTTCCCAAGGTCCAAGCAGTAGTGTCCTTCACTTGGTTGTTTGGGTCCTTTGTTAAAGCACTGAGCATGAACGTCAAAGCAACATTAACAATAGGTGTCAACTTGTCTGCCGATGGACCCTCCAAGATGGAACCAAAAGCATAAGTCGCTGCTTCCCTTTGCCTCCACTCTGGTTTTGTAATGTTTTCTTCAATAAATGGCATAACGAGTGGAACAATATCATCGCCCACTGTCCTAGCAACAAGACAAAGGCATGTTCCCCCAGCCATAGCAATATTCCAAGCTCCTTCATCCTGATCCTGATCCTCTTCCTGCTTAAGAAGTGTCTCCAAAAGCATAGGGACAAGGGCAGGGAGTGCCTGCTTGATAAAGTAAAAGCAAGGAATATCAGAGTCCCCAGTAAAATCACCCCCATAATCTTCCATTATATCTATCTCCTCATCACAAACTGAACTCCAGAATTCAATGGCTTGAAGAGCAACTGGTTCCTGGTCTTCCCTAACTGCTTTTGCTGTGATGTTAAAGATGTCCTGAATGTAAGGAGCTAATTTATCGTAGTAAGTTGATGAAATTGCGACCAAACACTCGAAAGCAGCCAGTCGTATCTTCAATTCCGGAGACAGAGTTGCCTCACAGACTACTCTCATAATATAATCACGCTCCATATCATTGCTAAAGTTGGCTTGAGCAAAACCCAAAGCATTGTATAGTGCTTGAGTGGCAGCAAGCCGGACCTCATTGCTCCCTTCGGATGCGTTCATACCCTGAACTACAGCCGTCAGTATTTTATTTACGTGATCTTGATCCACAACTTCAGGAGAGACTTCCTCACACAAGTACCCAAGAGTCTCTAAAGTGGCTTGCTTTACATGAGGTGGTAACTGGTGAATATTTGACAATAGTGATCCAATCAGTTCTGGCCACTGTTTCTGAGGCAACTCAATGCCAGCAACTTTTGCAATGACTTGTGACGTAGTTGAACGAGCATCTGCTACAAGGGAAGAGAGGGTCTGTAACAAGCACATCTTAATCTGGGTTTTCGCAGAAGGATCTAGTGCTAGCCATCTCTGAACAAGATCAGACTTCCTATGTTGTTCTTTAGCATCCAAAGCATTCTTAAGTATCAGACCAGCTAATTTTCGGCTCTCAACAGGTTTCTCTTCATTTGCTAGCTCTCTGGAAAGAgataacaaaaacaaaggaaGATCTTGCTCCTGAAACTGTTTCAAACTTTCTTCAGCCTGCTTACGCACAGTTCCCTCTATTGCCTGAGCATTCAGAAGCACCTGGGTAACTTCCAGCGCCATACCGTATCTGAAAGTACAAAAACAATACCTGTTTGAAAAATTAGATCATATCAAGGGAACAGGTGACAATTAGAT
This portion of the Rosa chinensis cultivar Old Blush chromosome 1, RchiOBHm-V2, whole genome shotgun sequence genome encodes:
- the LOC112183887 gene encoding uncharacterized protein LOC112183887; its protein translation is MAQLRITFFILRVLLLSVLLISLSSGNNIVEGFKDGNDHHIDHLLHKGIKVNSRKLVMMLDATMHDYDDAGANPKHDPRRKPGNGRNP
- the LOC112183895 gene encoding importin subunit beta-1, whose product is MALEVTQVLLNAQAIEGTVRKQAEESLKQFQEQDLPLFLLSLSRELANEEKPVESRKLAGLILKNALDAKEQHRKSDLVQRWLALDPSAKTQIKMCLLQTLSSLVADARSTTSQVIAKVAGIELPQKQWPELIGSLLSNIHQLPPHVKQATLETLGYLCEEVSPEVVDQDHVNKILTAVVQGMNASEGSNEVRLAATQALYNALGFAQANFSNDMERDYIMRVVCEATLSPELKIRLAAFECLVAISSTYYDKLAPYIQDIFNITAKAVREDQEPVALQAIEFWSSVCDEEIDIMEDYGGDFTGDSDIPCFYFIKQALPALVPMLLETLLKQEEDQDQDEGAWNIAMAGGTCLCLVARTVGDDIVPLVMPFIEENITKPEWRQREAATYAFGSILEGPSADKLTPIVNVALTFMLSALTKDPNNQVKDTTAWTLGRIFEFLHGSTVDAPIITPANCQQTITVLLQSMKDVPNVAEKACGALYFLAQGYEDVGSSSPLAPFFQEIVQSLITVTHREDAGESRLRTAAYEALNEVVRCSTEETASMVLQLVPVIMIELHKTLEIQGLASDERERQSELQGLLCGCLQVIIQKLGSSESTKYVFLQYADQIMGLFLRVFACRSATVHEEAMLAIGALAYATGPEFAKYMPEFYKYLEMGLQNFEEYQICAVTVGVVGDISRALEDKILPYCDGIMTQLLRDLSSNQLHRSVKPPIFSCFGDIALAIGENFEKYLIYAMPMLQSAAEMSARTAGADDELTEYTNSLRNGILEAYSGIFQGFKNSPKTQLLIAYAPHILQFLDSIYMGKDMDDVVMKTAIGVLGDLADTLGSHAGSLIQQSMSSREFLNECLSSEDLLIKESAEWAKLAISRAISV